The following proteins are encoded in a genomic region of Streptomyces gobiensis:
- a CDS encoding exonuclease SbcCD subunit D, whose protein sequence is MRLLHTSDWHLGRSFHRVSLLATQESFIDHLIATVREQRVDAVLVAGDIYDRAVPPLAAVDLFDDALHRLSAQGVPAIMISGNHDSARRLGVGARLIGQAGIHLRTDPAGCATPVVLADDHGEVAFYGLPYLEPALVRDHFGAERAGHPAVLGAAMDRVRADLADRPAGTRSVVLAHAFVTGGEPSDSERDITVGGVASVPATVFDGVHYTALGHLHGCQTITDRVRYSGSPLAYSFSEAQHRKSMWLVDLGACGQVHAERVDCPVPRPLARIRGRLAELLADPGLERHEECWVEATLTDPVRPAEPMARLAARFPHVLSLAFEPERSPDDPLVSYAQRMRGRTDRQIAEDFVAHVRAGRGPDAQERTVLTAAFDTVRADSTLAEVPR, encoded by the coding sequence ATGCGTCTGCTGCACACATCCGACTGGCACCTGGGCCGGAGCTTTCACCGGGTGAGCCTGCTGGCCACCCAGGAGAGCTTTATCGACCATCTCATCGCCACCGTGCGCGAGCAGCGGGTCGACGCGGTGCTCGTCGCCGGGGACATCTACGACCGGGCCGTGCCGCCGCTGGCCGCCGTCGATCTCTTCGATGACGCCCTGCACCGCCTGTCGGCGCAGGGCGTCCCCGCCATCATGATCTCCGGCAATCACGACTCAGCCCGGCGGCTGGGCGTCGGCGCCCGGCTCATCGGGCAGGCGGGCATCCACCTGCGTACGGACCCGGCGGGCTGCGCCACCCCCGTCGTCCTCGCCGATGACCATGGCGAGGTCGCCTTCTACGGTCTGCCCTATCTTGAACCCGCCCTGGTCCGTGACCACTTCGGTGCCGAGCGGGCCGGGCATCCGGCTGTCCTCGGCGCCGCCATGGACCGGGTGCGCGCCGATCTCGCCGACCGCCCCGCCGGGACCCGTTCCGTCGTTCTCGCCCATGCCTTCGTCACCGGCGGCGAACCGTCCGACAGCGAACGCGACATCACCGTCGGAGGGGTCGCCTCCGTCCCGGCCACCGTCTTCGACGGTGTCCATTACACGGCACTGGGCCATCTGCACGGCTGCCAGACCATCACCGACCGGGTGCGGTACTCCGGTTCGCCGCTCGCCTACTCCTTCTCCGAGGCCCAGCACCGCAAGTCCATGTGGCTGGTCGACCTCGGCGCCTGTGGCCAGGTGCACGCCGAGCGCGTGGACTGCCCGGTGCCGCGCCCGCTGGCCCGGATCCGCGGACGGCTCGCTGAGCTGCTGGCCGATCCCGGGCTGGAGCGGCACGAGGAGTGCTGGGTCGAGGCCACCCTCACCGACCCGGTCCGCCCAGCGGAGCCGATGGCCCGGCTGGCCGCCCGCTTCCCGCATGTGCTCAGCCTCGCCTTCGAGCCCGAGCGGTCGCCCGACGACCCCCTGGTCTCCTACGCCCAGCGGATGCGCGGCCGCACCGACCGGCAGATCGCCGAGGACTTCGTCGCCCATGTCCGGGCCGGGCGGGGCCCCGATGCCCAGGAACGCACCGTGCTCACCGCCGCCTTCGACACCGTCCGCGCCGACAGCACCCTGGCAGAGGTGCCCCGTTGA
- a CDS encoding AAA family ATPase, giving the protein MRLHRLTLTAFGPFGDTQHIDFDALSTAGLFLLHGATGAGKTSVLDAVCYALYGGVPGARQSQGQSRLRSDHAAAGTPTEVILDLTLGERRLEITRRPEQPRPKRRGSGFTTGKAQSWLREYDPATGQWRALSRSHQEIGEEIGQLLGMSRDQFCQVVLLPQGDFARFLRAGAEERGQLLGRLFDTRRFAAVERHLTELRGTAQQRVRAADERLLTLAHRMQQAADSGDGVGNHPLPELVPGDPGLADAVLEWAAIARTDARERRAITAHAAHAAEAAHRMAQQRLTDARDLARLQRRHADARQRAKALAARSGERAQARAHLERARAADTVAPALRIREAAATEHREAAAAEQHARHRLPAHLAQAPGEQLAARERETRQELGSLAAARRAEQRSAAITAELAALEREAGADDDLLREAEDWLAGWSTLREAHQQRVNRAQEAATRAEQLAGQLAPARHRLDAARRRDRLHSEVRTAEDTLLHARERSASAHEHWLDLKDRRLRGIAAELAAALRDGEPCAVCGSTEHPDPDPGRTGEGHIDRQTEEAALTAYQLAEERRERAENTLRSLREALTLSAAEAGEAPISELAATAEALETEHTTARQTAADAHAARETLERAEREHTERLAAQRDAGRRSAARTSQRETLLREQTALDREISQAKGGAVTVAEQAATLERLAGALADAAGAAARVETTALRLKEADAQLANAAYRAGFDTPRAAADAALTADRQRELQRRLDDWQAEERTLAAEFADPELQAAAGQPPADPDAARQQADQATRRQRSADAADAAARARCADLDRLSIQAEADARGLAPLRREHDGIARLAGLAAGTSAENERKMRLESYVLAARLEQVAAAASVRLQQMSAGRYTLVHSDERASRGARSGLGLHVVDAWTGHERDTATLSGGETFFASLALALGLADVVSDEAGGMRLDTLFIDEGFGSLDEQTLDEVLEVLDSLRDRDRSVGIVSHVADLRLRVPAQLEVVKRRSGSAVRQRGSG; this is encoded by the coding sequence TTGAGACTGCACCGCCTCACCCTCACCGCCTTCGGACCCTTCGGGGACACACAGCACATTGACTTCGACGCGCTGTCCACGGCGGGGCTCTTCCTGCTGCACGGAGCCACCGGCGCCGGTAAGACCTCCGTGCTGGACGCCGTGTGTTACGCGCTGTACGGGGGTGTGCCCGGCGCCCGGCAGAGCCAGGGACAGAGCAGGCTGCGCAGCGATCACGCGGCCGCCGGCACGCCCACGGAGGTCATCTTGGACCTCACCCTCGGCGAGCGGCGGCTGGAGATCACCCGCCGCCCCGAGCAGCCCCGGCCCAAACGGCGCGGCAGCGGCTTCACCACCGGCAAAGCACAGTCCTGGCTGCGCGAGTACGATCCGGCCACCGGCCAGTGGCGGGCGCTGAGCCGCTCCCACCAGGAGATCGGCGAGGAGATCGGCCAGCTCCTCGGCATGAGCCGCGACCAGTTCTGCCAAGTCGTGCTGCTCCCGCAGGGCGACTTCGCCCGCTTTCTGCGCGCCGGGGCCGAGGAGCGCGGCCAGCTGCTCGGCCGCCTCTTCGACACCCGCCGCTTCGCCGCCGTCGAACGGCACCTCACCGAGCTGCGTGGCACTGCCCAGCAGCGGGTCCGTGCCGCGGACGAGCGGCTGCTCACGCTCGCCCACCGCATGCAGCAGGCCGCCGACAGCGGGGACGGCGTGGGCAACCACCCCCTGCCCGAGCTGGTCCCCGGCGACCCCGGACTCGCCGACGCCGTGCTGGAGTGGGCCGCCATCGCCCGTACCGACGCCCGCGAACGCCGCGCCATCACCGCCCACGCCGCCCACGCCGCCGAAGCCGCGCACCGCATGGCACAGCAGCGCCTCACCGACGCCCGGGACCTGGCCCGCCTCCAGCGCCGGCACGCCGATGCCCGGCAGCGCGCCAAGGCGCTGGCCGCACGGTCCGGCGAACGCGCACAGGCCCGGGCCCACCTGGAGCGCGCCCGCGCCGCCGACACGGTCGCCCCGGCCCTCCGCATACGGGAGGCCGCCGCCACCGAGCACCGGGAGGCCGCCGCCGCCGAGCAGCACGCCCGCCACCGGCTGCCCGCTCACCTCGCGCAGGCCCCCGGCGAGCAGCTGGCCGCGCGGGAGCGCGAGACCCGCCAGGAGCTCGGCTCACTGGCCGCCGCCCGCCGGGCCGAGCAGCGCAGCGCGGCCATCACCGCTGAACTGGCGGCCCTGGAACGGGAGGCGGGCGCCGACGACGATCTGCTGCGCGAGGCCGAGGACTGGCTCGCCGGCTGGAGCACCCTGCGCGAGGCCCACCAGCAGCGCGTCAACCGCGCCCAGGAAGCCGCCACCCGGGCCGAACAACTCGCCGGTCAGCTCGCCCCCGCCCGGCACCGGCTGGACGCCGCCCGGCGGCGCGACCGGCTGCACAGCGAAGTCCGCACGGCCGAGGACACCCTCCTGCACGCCCGCGAACGTTCCGCCAGCGCCCATGAGCACTGGCTCGACCTCAAGGACCGCCGGCTGCGCGGTATCGCCGCCGAGCTCGCGGCCGCGCTGCGCGACGGCGAGCCCTGCGCCGTCTGCGGATCCACTGAGCACCCCGACCCTGACCCGGGCCGTACGGGCGAAGGGCACATCGACCGGCAGACCGAGGAAGCGGCGCTGACCGCCTATCAGCTGGCCGAAGAACGCCGCGAACGCGCCGAGAACACCCTGCGTTCCCTGCGCGAAGCCCTCACGCTCTCGGCCGCCGAAGCGGGCGAAGCGCCCATCAGCGAACTCGCCGCCACCGCCGAGGCGCTGGAGACCGAGCACACCACCGCCCGGCAGACGGCCGCCGACGCCCATGCGGCGCGCGAGACCCTGGAACGCGCCGAGCGCGAACACACCGAACGGCTCGCCGCCCAGCGTGACGCGGGACGCCGCAGCGCCGCCCGCACCTCACAGCGCGAGACACTGCTGCGCGAGCAGACCGCCTTGGACCGGGAGATCAGCCAGGCCAAGGGGGGCGCCGTGACCGTCGCCGAACAGGCCGCCACCCTGGAACGGCTGGCCGGTGCCCTCGCCGACGCGGCCGGGGCCGCAGCGCGGGTGGAGACCACCGCGCTGCGTTTGAAGGAGGCGGACGCCCAACTGGCCAACGCCGCCTACCGGGCCGGTTTCGATACCCCACGGGCGGCAGCCGACGCGGCGCTCACCGCGGACCGGCAGCGCGAGCTGCAACGCCGCCTCGATGACTGGCAGGCCGAGGAGCGGACGCTGGCCGCCGAGTTCGCCGACCCCGAGCTGCAGGCCGCCGCCGGGCAGCCGCCCGCCGACCCGGACGCCGCGCGGCAGCAAGCCGACCAGGCCACCAGGCGCCAGCGGTCGGCCGACGCCGCCGACGCCGCCGCCCGCGCCCGGTGCGCCGACCTCGACCGGCTCTCCATCCAGGCCGAGGCCGACGCCCGCGGCCTCGCACCGCTGCGCCGCGAGCACGACGGCATCGCCCGGCTCGCGGGTCTGGCCGCCGGGACCTCCGCCGAGAACGAACGCAAGATGCGCCTGGAGTCCTATGTGCTGGCCGCCCGGCTGGAACAGGTCGCCGCCGCGGCCAGCGTCCGCCTCCAGCAGATGTCCGCGGGCCGGTACACCCTCGTCCACTCCGACGAGCGGGCCAGCCGGGGCGCCCGCTCCGGACTGGGACTCCATGTCGTGGACGCCTGGACCGGCCATGAGCGCGACACCGCCACCCTCTCCGGCGGCGAGACCTTCTTCGCCTCCCTCGCCCTCGCCCTCGGCCTGGCCGATGTGGTCAGCGATGAGGCCGGCGGCATGCGACTCGACACCCTCTTCATCGACGAGGGCTTCGGCAGCCTCGACGAGCAGACCCTCGACGAGGTCCTGGAAGTCCTCGACTCACTGCGCGACCGCGACCGCAGCGTCGGCATCGTCAGCCATGTCGCCGATCTGCGGCTGCGCGTCCCCGCCCAGCTGGAGGTGGTGAAGCGCCGGTCGGGATCGGCGGTGCGGCAGCGGGGGAGCGGGTAA
- a CDS encoding DUF885 domain-containing protein: MSEAMNSAPLPRQVADAYVDALVELDPIEGTYLGIPECAGRLPDYSPAGQEAIAALARATLRRLAEAEARPGGDSDAERRCARLLRERLTAQLAIHDADESLRAVSNLHSPVHAVRSIFTVMPTATDEDWAAIAQRLFAVPAALEGYRASLTAGLAKRLPAGPRQVTTVIGQLGAWTGNGAGESWFATFAAEGPQPQRAELASAARAATAAVGALRDWLREEYAPGIVGAPETVGRERYARWARYWNGTDLDLEEAYAYGWAEYHRIHAEMRAEAAKVLPGAATPWAALRHLDTHGEAVEGVDAVREWLQTIMDEAIEALDGTHFELAARVKRVESMIAPPGSAAAPYYTPPSLDFSRPGRTWLPTMGETRFPVYDLVTTWYHEGVPGHHLQLAQWAHVAEDLSRYQTTVGGVSANMEGWALYAERLMDEMGFLTNAERRLGYLDAQMMRSTRVIVDIGMHLGLRIPADSPFHPGERWTPELAQEFFGTHSGRPADFVESELVRYLGMPGQAIGYKLGERAWLQGREAARRAHGDGFDAKTWHMAALSQGSLGLDDLVAELSAL, from the coding sequence ATGTCCGAAGCCATGAACTCCGCACCACTGCCGCGTCAGGTCGCCGACGCCTATGTCGACGCGCTCGTCGAGCTCGATCCGATCGAGGGAACGTATCTCGGTATCCCCGAGTGCGCCGGCCGGCTGCCCGACTACTCACCGGCGGGCCAGGAGGCCATCGCCGCGCTGGCCCGCGCGACCTTGCGGCGGCTCGCCGAGGCCGAGGCACGGCCGGGCGGTGACAGCGACGCCGAACGGCGCTGCGCACGGCTGCTGCGCGAGCGGCTGACCGCGCAACTGGCCATCCATGACGCGGACGAGAGCCTGCGGGCGGTGAGCAATCTCCACTCCCCCGTGCACGCGGTGCGCTCCATCTTCACCGTGATGCCGACGGCGACGGATGAGGACTGGGCGGCCATCGCACAGCGGCTGTTCGCCGTGCCCGCGGCCCTGGAGGGGTACCGTGCCTCGCTGACCGCGGGGCTGGCGAAGCGGCTGCCGGCCGGTCCCCGGCAGGTGACCACGGTCATCGGGCAGTTGGGCGCGTGGACAGGCAACGGCGCCGGGGAGAGCTGGTTCGCCACCTTCGCCGCTGAAGGGCCGCAGCCGCAGCGGGCCGAGCTGGCTTCGGCGGCCCGTGCGGCGACCGCCGCGGTGGGCGCGTTGCGGGACTGGCTGCGCGAGGAGTACGCACCGGGGATCGTGGGCGCTCCGGAGACCGTGGGCCGGGAGCGCTACGCGCGCTGGGCGCGTTACTGGAACGGTACCGATCTGGACCTGGAGGAGGCCTACGCCTACGGGTGGGCCGAATACCACCGTATCCACGCGGAGATGCGGGCCGAGGCAGCGAAGGTCCTGCCGGGTGCCGCGACTCCCTGGGCGGCGTTGCGCCATCTCGATACCCATGGCGAGGCGGTTGAGGGCGTCGATGCGGTCCGGGAGTGGCTCCAGACCATCATGGACGAGGCAATCGAGGCGCTGGACGGCACACACTTCGAGCTGGCGGCCCGGGTCAAGCGCGTCGAGTCGATGATCGCCCCGCCGGGCAGCGCCGCGGCGCCGTACTACACACCGCCGTCGCTGGACTTCTCCCGTCCGGGACGCACCTGGCTGCCCACCATGGGCGAGACACGCTTCCCGGTGTATGACCTGGTCACCACCTGGTACCACGAAGGGGTGCCGGGCCACCATCTGCAACTGGCCCAGTGGGCCCATGTCGCCGAGGATCTGTCCCGCTATCAGACGACGGTGGGCGGCGTCAGCGCCAATATGGAGGGCTGGGCGCTGTACGCGGAGCGGCTGATGGATGAGATGGGCTTTCTGACCAACGCGGAGCGCCGGCTGGGCTATCTGGACGCGCAGATGATGCGCTCGACACGGGTGATCGTGGATATCGGTATGCATCTGGGACTGCGGATCCCGGCTGACTCGCCGTTCCACCCGGGTGAGCGGTGGACGCCCGAGCTGGCGCAGGAGTTCTTCGGGACGCACAGCGGGCGTCCGGCGGACTTTGTGGAGAGCGAGCTGGTCCGCTATCTGGGGATGCCGGGGCAGGCGATCGGTTACAAGCTGGGGGAACGCGCCTGGCTGCAGGGGCGGGAAGCGGCCCGCAGAGCCCATGGTGACGGCTTTGACGCGAAGACGTGGCATATGGCCGCGCTGTCACAGGGCTCACTGGGGCTGGACGATCTGGTGGCGGAGCTGTCGGCTCTCTGA
- a CDS encoding Lrp/AsnC family transcriptional regulator — protein sequence MADSVSLDPVDLEILRLLQNDARTTYRDLAATVGVAPSTCLDRVGRLRRSGVILGHELRLDPAKLGRSLEALLSVQVRPHRRELIGPFVERIRALPESRALFHLAGPDDYLVHVAVTGTADLQRLVIDEFTSRKEVARVETRLIFQQWSCGPLLPPPAPSGS from the coding sequence GTGGCTGATTCTGTAAGTCTTGATCCGGTCGATCTGGAGATTCTGCGGCTGCTACAGAACGATGCCCGGACCACCTACCGCGACCTTGCCGCCACCGTGGGAGTGGCCCCTTCGACCTGTCTGGACCGGGTGGGGCGGCTCCGGCGCAGTGGGGTGATTCTCGGACATGAGCTGCGACTGGATCCGGCCAAGCTTGGGCGCTCGCTGGAGGCGCTGCTCTCGGTGCAGGTGCGCCCGCACCGCCGGGAGCTGATCGGGCCGTTCGTGGAACGGATCCGGGCGCTGCCGGAGTCCCGGGCGCTGTTCCACCTGGCCGGTCCGGACGACTATCTGGTGCATGTGGCGGTGACCGGGACCGCTGATCTGCAGCGGCTGGTGATCGATGAGTTCACCTCGCGCAAGGAGGTGGCCCGGGTCGAGACCCGGCTGATCTTCCAGCAGTGGTCCTGTGGCCCGCTGCTGCCGCCACCCGCCCCGTCAGGATCGTAA
- a CDS encoding trans-sulfuration enzyme family protein encodes METTHRSPRSLATEAVHAGRDDLAALGLHAAPLDLSTTYPSHDSRAEAARLDEFAATGALPQGPPVYARLDNPTVARFERALARLEGTESAVAFASGMAALSAVLLVRGSAGLRHVVAVRPLYGCSDHLLSGGLLGTEVTWADPADGPAGIARAIRPDTGLVMVETPANPTLAELDLTALAQSCGSVPLLADNTFATPVLQRPAAHGARLVLHSATKYLGGHGDVLGGVIACDEELARQLRQVRFATGGVLHPLAGYLLLRGLSTLPIRVRAQSATAAELVRRLAADPRIARVHYPSLGGAMVAFEVHGDPHEVIAGVRLITPAVSLGSVDTLIQHPGSISHRIVAEDDRRTGGISEKVLRMSVGLEDADDLWADLDTALSALPSQRRPEPQPAGR; translated from the coding sequence ATGGAGACGACGCATCGTTCACCGAGGTCCCTGGCCACCGAGGCTGTGCACGCCGGACGCGACGACCTCGCCGCGCTGGGCCTGCACGCCGCCCCCCTCGATCTGTCCACCACGTACCCCTCCCATGACAGCCGGGCCGAGGCCGCCCGCCTGGACGAGTTCGCCGCCACCGGCGCCCTGCCGCAGGGGCCGCCCGTCTACGCCCGTCTGGACAACCCCACCGTGGCCCGCTTCGAGCGGGCCCTCGCCCGGCTGGAGGGCACCGAGTCCGCGGTCGCCTTCGCCAGCGGCATGGCGGCCCTGAGCGCCGTCCTGCTCGTACGCGGATCGGCCGGGCTCCGGCATGTGGTGGCGGTACGGCCGCTGTACGGCTGCAGCGACCATCTCCTCAGCGGCGGGCTGCTGGGCACCGAGGTCACCTGGGCCGACCCCGCCGACGGCCCGGCCGGGATCGCCAGGGCCATCCGCCCCGATACCGGCCTGGTCATGGTGGAGACCCCGGCCAACCCGACCCTGGCCGAGCTGGATCTGACGGCCCTCGCCCAGTCCTGCGGTTCGGTGCCGCTGCTGGCCGACAACACCTTCGCCACCCCGGTGCTGCAGCGCCCGGCCGCACACGGTGCCAGGCTGGTGCTGCACAGCGCGACCAAGTATCTGGGCGGGCACGGCGATGTCCTGGGCGGCGTCATCGCCTGCGATGAGGAGCTCGCGCGGCAACTGCGCCAGGTCCGCTTCGCCACCGGCGGTGTGCTGCACCCGCTCGCCGGCTATCTGCTGCTGCGGGGTCTGTCCACCTTGCCCATACGGGTCAGGGCGCAGTCCGCGACGGCCGCCGAACTGGTACGGCGGCTGGCGGCGGACCCGCGGATCGCCCGGGTCCACTACCCCAGTCTCGGCGGCGCCATGGTCGCCTTCGAGGTGCACGGTGATCCGCACGAGGTGATCGCCGGAGTGCGGCTGATCACTCCGGCGGTCAGTCTCGGCAGCGTCGACACCCTGATCCAGCACCCCGGCTCGATCAGCCACCGGATCGTCGCCGAGGATGACCGCCGCACCGGCGGCATCAGCGAGAAGGTGCTGCGCATGTCCGTCGGCCTGGAGGACGCCGATGACCTGTGGGCCGACCTGGATACGGCCCTCAGCGCCCTTCCGTCCCAGCGGCGGCCGGAACCGCAGCCAGCCGGGCGCTGA